From Lepus europaeus isolate LE1 chromosome 3, mLepTim1.pri, whole genome shotgun sequence, a single genomic window includes:
- the LOC133755972 gene encoding glutathione S-transferase alpha I-like isoform X2 yields the protein MFQQAPMVEIDGMKLVQSRAILNYIANKHHLYGKDIKERALIDMYAEGVADLNEMIILYPFGPPEGKDASLSQIKDKAKTRYFPAFEKVLKSHGQDYLVGNRLSKADILLVELLYNVEEIDPTIITSFPLLQALKTRISNLPTVKKFLQPGSQRKPPVSEKSVAEGKRIFF from the exons ATGTTCCAGCAAGCACCCATGGTTGAGATTGATGGGATGAAGCTGGTGCAGTCCAGAGCTATTCTCAACTACATTGCCAACAAACACCACCTCTATGGGAAAGACATAAAGGAGAGAGCCCT GATTGACATGTATGCAGAAGGTGTGGCTGATTTGAACGAAATGATTATTCTTTACCCATTTGGTCCACCTGAGGGAAAAGATGCAAGCCTTTCCCAGATCAAGGACAAGGCAAAAACCCGCTACTTTCCTGCCTTTGAAAAG GTGTTGAAGAGCCACGGACAAGACTACCTTGTTGGCAACAGGCTGAGCAAGGCTGACATTCTCCTGGTTGAACTTCTCTACAACGTGGAAGAGATCGACCCCACCATCATCACCAGCTTTCCTCTGCTGCAG GCCCTAAAAACCAGAATCAGCAACCTTCCCACCGTGAAGAAgtttctgcagcctggcagccaGAGGAAGCCTCCTGTGAGTGAGAAAAGTGTTGCGGAAGGAAAgaggattttcttttaa